One Gammaproteobacteria bacterium DNA segment encodes these proteins:
- a CDS encoding hypothetical protein (Evidence 5 : Unknown function) has product MIDPDYDVPDLLTAIQAHDLTLNALHAHIDHAGAVCS; this is encoded by the coding sequence TTGATTGACCCAGACTACGATGTTCCCGACCTATTGACCGCAATACAGGCGCATGATTTGACACTCAATGCGTTACACGCGCATATCGACCATGCGGGTGCTGTGTGTAGCTGA